One Caretta caretta isolate rCarCar2 chromosome 6, rCarCar1.hap1, whole genome shotgun sequence genomic region harbors:
- the LOC125638854 gene encoding LOW QUALITY PROTEIN: serine protease FAM111A-like (The sequence of the model RefSeq protein was modified relative to this genomic sequence to represent the inferred CDS: substituted 1 base at 1 genomic stop codon), which translates to MGPRRNERNKQNSPLKNPPPKRKRSVNSTPPLRDTSKRQTRESLLISQKSTEEEQEFTVNLGDGGKEHVVKGRTHDSIYKALTALPDICARMKKEKGKEMHLLGNKGIEGYVNLGMPLKYIPENSHFEMKFYKVNLNQKIGAVGHRQYESKGKKCITFYVSSLGSRWENNAXYRILWCQQLAKDQSKLCVFAPEGETIKDALYKDGRFYSCLEKKEWQLVENKKYRPSDYCVDNLANRSFEVVVKTKPLPWKVDCSRNEQSCMASEEGQGKTYHYFKRAILALYSDLKKQSAVIDELFAKAFAEALKQGKLNSAVFKLYRENFGKETKNSTLIKVHKRLGVLSDSGGFIEWANNGNDGSATCFVLRDKYVLTCHHVVGHIVGEGVEEKGWASIISHSARVTFSYEDKYPKENSWFSLAPWFEISDKHLDFAVLKLEGDRSLFPAGLVQFSYPLPFNGLIYIIGHPDGQAKSADGCTVVPVFKRKRECHCHIQRGQKGVCNNVKCGPEDRQCIHMFTQRSFQHVINNPNVVTYDTSFFFGSSGSPVFNADGQLVAMHTAGYKYKKNKQLHSIVEFGFSMVAILAAIKKNYKAWYEFELPSLWEDAGSCPGEHEDFTSAYTNDIEMETLE; encoded by the exons ATGGGGCCGCGG cGCAATGAGAGGAATAAGCAAAACTCTCCCTTGAAAAACCCACCTCCCAAAAGGAAGAGATCTGTGAACAGCACACCTCCTCTGCGTGACACCAGTAAGAGACAGACAAGAGAGAGCCTTTTAATCAGTCAGAAATCCACTGAAGAGGAGCAAGAATTCACCGTCAACTTGGGTGATGGTGGCAAGGAGCATGTGGTGAAAGGCAGAACCCATGACAGCATCTACAAAGCCCTGACGGCGCTACCAGACATCTGTGCTCGGATGAAAAAAGAGAAGGGCAAGGAGATGCATCTACTGGGGAATAAAGGGATTGAGGGGTATGTTAACTTGGGGATGCCTCTCAAGTACATTCCTGAGAATTCCcactttgaaatgaaattttacaaAGTGAATTTGAATCAGAAAATAGGTGCGGTGGGACACCGACAGTATGAGAGCAAGGGAAAGAAATGCATAACATTTTATGTCTCCTCTCTTGGCAGTAGATGGGAGAACAATGCTTGATACAGAATTCTTTGGTGCCAGCAGCTTGCTAAAGACCAGAGCAAGTTGTGTGTCTTTGCCCCAGAAGGGGAGACCATCAAGGATGCCTTGTACAAAGATGGCCGGTTTTATTCTTGCCTGGAGAAAAAAGAGTGGCAGTTGGTGGAGAACAAGAAGTACAGACCTAGTGATTACTGTGTCGATAATCTAGCCAACAGGTCATTTGAGGTGGTGGTTAAAACTAAGCCCCTGCCTTGGAAGGTTGATTGTTCAAGGAATGAACAATCCTGCATGGCCTccgaggaggggcaggggaagactTACCATTACTTTAAACGTGCTATCCTGGCCCTGTATTCTGACTTGAAGAAACAAAGTGCAGTGATTGACGAGCTCTTCgcaaaagcctttgcagaagccTTGAAGCAAGGGAAATTGAACAGTGCTGTGTTCAAACTGTACAGGGAGAACTTCGGGAAGGAGACTAAGAACTCCACTCTTATTAAGGTGCACAAACGCCTTGGTGTTCTCAGTGATTCTGGGGGGTTTATAGAGTGGGCCAACAATGGAAATGATGGCTCTGCCACTTGCTTTGTCTTGCGTGATAAGTATGTACTTACCTGTCATCATGTGGTAGGGCATATTGTTGGTGAAGGAGTGGAGGAGAAGGGCTGGGCATCGATAATCAGTCACTCTGCCCGTGTGACTTTCTCTTATGAAGATAAATACCCAAAGGAAAACAGCTGGTTTTCACTAGCTCCTTGGTTTGAAATATCTGACAAGCATCTTGATTTTGCTGTCCTGAAACTGGAAGGAGATAGAAGCTTGTTCCCAGCAGGTCTAGTGCAATTTTCTTACCCATTGCCATTTAATGGTCTAATCTATATAATTGGCCACCCGGATGGGCAAGCGAAATCTGCAGATGGCTGTACTGTGGTCCCTGTATTTAAGCGGAAACGGGAGTGCCATTGTCATATCCAGCGTGGTCAGAAGGGGGTGTGCAACAATGTCAAATGTGGCCCAGAGGACAGGCAGTGCATCCACATGTTCACCCAAAGAAGTTTCCAGCATGTGATCAACAATCCCAATGTAGTCACCTATGACACCAGCTTCTTCTTTGGGTCTTCCGGCTCACCGGTGTTCAATGCAGATGGCCAGCTGGTGGCCATGCACACCGCTGgttataaatataaaaagaataaGCAGCTGCACAGCATCGTTGAGTTTGGCTTTTCCATGGTGGCCATCCTTGCAGCAATTAAAAAGAATTATAAAGCCTGGTATGAGTTTGAGCTCCCCTCCCTTTGGGAAGATGCTGGATCTTGTCCTGGTGAGCATGAGGATTTCACCAGTGCTTACACCAATGACATAGAAATGGAAACCTTGGAATAA
- the CNTF gene encoding LOW QUALITY PROTEIN: ciliary neurotrophic factor (The sequence of the model RefSeq protein was modified relative to this genomic sequence to represent the inferred CDS: inserted 2 bases in 1 codon), translating into MDDTTLWLSCHLHLGQPALAEQPPVTLQHHNLCSHAILLAGKIRSNVASLLESYVERQGLDRTISLDSVEGVPGPAMEQGGELTVAVRLGANLQAYRALQTLLGEVLEEQGFHLTPLDMDFHASIQSILLQVAALAYQLEELLALLSHGRPAWEAAGXPGHRSLFEMKLWGLKVLQELAHWTVRSVRDLRQVAKHSQGSGTAHGNQSQKE; encoded by the exons ATGGATGACACTA CTCTGTGGCTTAGCTGCCATCTGCATCTGGGACAGCCGGCTTTGGCCGAGCAACCCCCTGTGACCCTCCAACACCACAACCTCTGCAGCCACGCCATCCTCCTGGCTGGGAAGATCCGCTCCAACGTGGCCAGCCTCTTGGAGTCCTAC GTGGAGAGGCAGGGGCTAGACAGGACCATCAGCCTGGACTCGGTGGAGGGTGTGCCAGGTCCGGCCATGGAGCAAGGGGGCGAGCTGACGGTGGCTGTGCGGTTGGGCGCCAACCTGCAGGCCTACCGGGCACTCCAGACATTGCTGGGTGAGGTCCTGGAAGAGCAGGGGTTTCACCTGACCCCGCTGGACATGGACTTCCACGCCTCCATCCAGTCCATCCTGCTGCAGGTGGCGGCCCTGGCCTaccagctggaggagctgctggcgctGCTGAGTCACGGCAGGCCAGCCTGGGAGGCAGCCGG CCCAGGCCATCGCAGCTTGTTTGAGATGAAGCTGTGGGGGCTGAAGGTGCTGCAGGAGCTGGCTCACTGGACTGTGCGGTCCGTGCGAGACCTGCGCCAGGTTGCCAAGCACAGCCAGGGCTCTGGCACTGCCCATGGGAACCAGTCCCAGAAGGAATGA
- the ZFP91 gene encoding E3 ubiquitin-protein ligase ZFP91 isoform X3, with the protein MLISEEEIPFKDDPRDETYKPHLERDAPKPRRKAGKGKEEKEKQKEIKVEVEVKEESEFRGDEEPPRKRGRRRKDDKSPRLPKRRKKPPIQYVRCEMEGCGTVLAHPRYLQHHIKYQHLLKKKYVCPHPSCGRLFRLQKQLLRHAKHHTDQRDYICEYCARAFKSSHNLAVHRMIHTGEKPLQCEICGFTCRQKASLNWHMKKHDADSFYQFSCNICGKKFEKKDSVVAHKAKSHPEVLIAEALAANAGALITSTDILGTSPESIAPPTDGQGLPLLPDPLGSTAPGECLLLNPDGMPKAYCSGAERMSLMADGKLFVGGGSSGSTEGLVMNTEILGATTEVLIEDSDSTGP; encoded by the exons atgCTGATCAGTGAAGAAGAGATTCCCTTCAAAGATGACCCAAGAGACGAAACCTACAAACCCCATTTAGAAAG GGATGCTCCAAAGCCAAGGAGGAAAGCGGgcaaggggaaggaagaaaaagagaaacagaaggaGATTAAAGTGGAGGTGGAGGTGAAAGAAGAAAGTGAGTTTCGGGGAGATGAGGAGCCACCCAGGAA gaggggaaggaggagaaaagatgACAAGAGCCCACGGCTGCCTAAAAGAAG GAAGAAGCCTCCAATACAGTATGTACGGTGTGAGATGGAAGGCTGCGGCACAGTCCTCGCCCACCCTCGCTATTTGCAG CATCACATCAAATACCAGCATCTGCTGAAGAAGAAATATGTGTGTCCCCATCCCTCCTGTGGACGGCTTTTCCGGCTCCAGAAGCAGCTGCTACGGCATGCCAAACACCACACAG ATCAAAGGGATTATATCTGTGAATACTGTGCCCGGGCATTTAAGAGTTCCCACAACTTGGCTGTGCACCGGATGATCCACACAGGCGAGAAGCCTTTACA GTGTGAGATCTGCGGCTTCACCTGCCGGCAGAAGGCCTCTCTGAACTGGCACATGAAAAAGCATGATGCAGACTCTTTCTACCAGTTCTCCTGCAACATTTGTGGCAAGAAGTTTGAGAAGAAGGACAGCGTGGTGGCACATAAGGCCAAGAGCCACCCAGAGGTGCTTATTGCTGAAGCACTAGCCGCCAATGCAGGCGCCCTAATCACCAGCACCGACATCCTAGGCACTAGTCCAGAGTCCATTGCCCCACCCACCGATGGCCAgggccttcccctcctccctgaccCCCTGGGAAGCACTGCTCCTGGCGAGTGCCTACTGCTGAACCCCGACGGGATGCCAAAGGCGTACTGCAGTGGGGCTGAGCGCATGAGCCTGATGGCCGATGGCAAGCTCTTCGTTGGTGGCGGTAGCAGCGGGAGCACGGAAGGGCTGGTCATGAACACAGAGATTCTGGGAGCCACCACAGAGGTTCTGATTGAAGATTCTGACTCTACCGGACCTTAG
- the LOC125638849 gene encoding macrophage-expressed gene 1 protein, producing MVPWLWALLVAAGVGALEDGFQACKRALNVSVLEVLPGGGWDNLRNMEVGRVMSLNYSQCRTTEDGEYLLPDEVEVVPLRESRVEVNAELIEDWLSYTDAFAHSINAEASFLGILNGKFSSGCQETKTHNVYDQTVTTRVQVRHHIYSVKAQPAFTLHPSFRHQLLAIGNQLENNHSQAATYLAELLVLNYGTHVLTRLEAGASLIQEDQVKLTFLQDKVAEKASITASASASFFGKVNVGIGAAAQVQDELTKSYLENTVDSRIESRGSMPFYPGITLQKWQEGIPNHLVAIGRAGLPLPFFISPEALPELPAPTAKRVTAVVDKAIHLYYAINTHPGCVKADASNFNFQANVDDGSCLGASTNFTFGGVFQECRGVSGLDGEEMCQPYSTQNPLTGGFSCPEGFTPIPLHSEERTASKPQAECHEQCHSCWLFFSCCHKECGVRYYSTTVRFTAYWCAATGPVPQDSGFLFGGLYSAGEENPLTGAHACPSYFYPLSLFGGLKVCVSDDYEMGARFGLPFGGFFSCQAGNPLAGPLKGQSPGLLQDFFYQDSDTAYPMKCPQGYSQHKAYLSDGCQILYCLQAGSLFAQQLAPIKLPPFLRRPSPNVSVAETILVLGEGSQAWVKLQGSGRWRPANVTDEREMAQIFQAQSSAGPTGGAVAGISVAVTLVLAAAIAGAVYGTRRYKSRGYQEVQPPSHLAEEQGTYGSTTMSLGTSLA from the coding sequence ATGGTGCCTTGGCTCTGGgctctgctggtggcagctggggTGGGCGCCTTGGAGGACGGCTTCCAAGCTTGCAAGAGGGCCCTGAACGTAAGTGTGCTGGAGGTGCTGCCAGGCGGGGGCTGGGACAACCTGCGCAACATGGAGGTGGGGCGAGTGATGAGCCTCAACTATTCGCAATGCCGCACCACAGAGGATGGCGAGTACCTGCTGCCGGATGAGGTGGAAGTGGTGCCACTCCGGGAGAGCAGGGTGGAGGTGAATGCCGAGCTGATCGAGGACTGGCTCTCCTACACCGACGCTTTTGCCCACTCCATCAATGCTGAGGCCTCCTTCCTGGGCATCCTCAATGGAAAGTTCTCTTCTGGGTGCCAGGAGACCAAGACCCACAATGTCTATGACCAGACGGTCACCACCCGGGTGCAAGTGCGGCACCACATCTACTCGGTGAAGGCCCAGCCGGccttcaccctccaccccagcttcCGGCACCAGCTCCTGGCCATCGGCAACCAGCTGGAGAACAACCACAGCCAGGCGGCCACGTACCTCGCTGAGCTGCTGGTGCTGAACTATGGCACCCATGTCCTGACCAGGCTGGAGGCTGGAGCCAGCCTGATCCAGGAGGACCAGGTCAAACTGACCTTCCTGCAGGACAAGGTAGCCGAGAAGGCGAGCATCACTGCCTCGGCCTCCGCTTCCTTTTTTGGCAAGGTCAACGTGGGGATCGGTGCCGCTGCGCAGGTCCAGGATGAGCTGACCAAGAGCTATCTAGAAAACACGGTGGACTCGCGCATCGAGAGCCGGGGCAGCATGCCCTTCTACCCGGGCATCACGCTCCAGAAGTGGCAGGAGGGGATCCCCAACCACCTAGTGGCCATCGGTAGGGCTggcctgcccctgcccttctTCATCAGCCCGGAAGCCCTGCCGGAGCTGCCGGCACCCACAGCCAAGAGGGTGACAGCTGTGGTGGACAAGGCCATTCATCTTTATTACGCCATCAACACCCACCCAGGCTGTGTCAAGGCCGACGCCAGCAACTTCAACTTCCAGGCCAACGTGGATGATGGCTCGTGCCTGGGGGCCAGCACCAACTTCACCTTCGGGGGTGTCTTCCAAGAATGCCGCGGGGTGTCGGGCCTGGACGGGGAGGAGATGTGCCAGCCATATAGCACCCAGAACCCACTGACGGGGGGCTTCTCCTGCCCAGAAGGCTTCACACCCATCCCGCTGCACAGCGAGGAGCGCACGGCCAGTAAGCCCCAAGCTGAGTGCCACGAGCAGTGCCACTCCTGCTGGCTCTTCTTCTCCTGCTGCCATAAGGAGTGCGGCGTCCGCTACTACTCCACCACTGTGCGCTTCACAGCCTACTGGTGTGCTGCCACCGGCCCTGTGCCCCAAGACTCTGGCTTCCTCTTCGGGGGGCTGTACAGCGCCGGGGAGGAGAATCCACTCACCGGGGCCCATGCCTGCCCATCCTACTTCTACCCGCTCTCGCTCTTCGGTGGGCTGAAGGTGTGCGTGAGCGATGACTACGAGATGGGCGCCCGCTTCGGCCTGCCCTTCGGTGGCTTCTTCAGCTGCCAGGCCGGCAACCCCTTGGCTGGGCCCCTGAAGGGACAGAGCCCTGGGCTCCTCCAGGATTTCTTCTACCAGGATTCTGACACTGCCTACCCCATGAAGTGCCCCCAGGGGTACAGCCAGCACAAAGCCTATCTGAGTGACGGCTGCCAGATCCTCTACTGCCTTCAGGCTGGGAGCCTCTTTGCCCAGCAGCTGGCTCCCATCAAGCTCCCGCCCTTCCTCCGCCGGCCGTCCCCCAATGTCAGTGTGGCCGAGACCATCCTGGTTCTGGGAGAGGGCAGCCAGGCCTGGGTgaagctgcagggcagtggacGCTGGCGGCCAGCCAATGTCACCGATGAAAGGGAGATGGCCCAGATCTTCCAGGCTCAGTCCAGCGCGGGGCCCACAGGGGGCGCTGTGGCTGGCATCTCAGTGGCTGTGACGCTTGTCCTGGCAGCGGCTATTGCGGGGGCTGTCTATGGCACCCGGAGGTACAAGAGCAGGGGGTACCAGGAGGTACAGCCCCCCAGCCATCTAGCAGAAGAGCAAGGGACCTACGGATCCACCACAATGTCTCTTGGGACTAGCTTAGCCTGA